The following are from one region of the Aquirufa lenticrescens genome:
- a CDS encoding HupE/UreJ family protein, which translates to MSNFSVYFSLGLGHILNWAALDHILFILSLTCVYVVTDYKKLLWLVTAFTLGHSITLALATLHFIQVNIAWVEFLIPCTILVAAISNLIQTEQRYKYGVVAFFGLIHGLGFSNYLQSLLGAESSIFTPLLAFNVGLELGQLVVVALILASSILSLHVFKWKQRAYIQVISGITIGLVLPMILERWP; encoded by the coding sequence GTGAGCAATTTTTCTGTCTACTTTTCTTTAGGTCTCGGACATATCCTGAATTGGGCCGCATTAGACCATATTTTGTTTATCCTCTCACTGACTTGCGTTTATGTAGTCACGGACTATAAAAAATTGCTTTGGCTGGTTACGGCTTTTACGCTGGGCCATTCGATTACCTTAGCTTTAGCGACCCTTCACTTCATTCAAGTAAATATCGCTTGGGTAGAATTCTTGATTCCTTGTACCATTTTAGTGGCCGCTATCAGTAACCTAATTCAAACTGAGCAACGGTATAAGTATGGTGTAGTTGCCTTCTTTGGACTAATCCACGGCCTAGGCTTCTCGAATTATTTGCAAAGCTTGTTAGGCGCAGAAAGCTCGATTTTTACTCCACTCCTAGCCTTTAATGTAGGACTAGAATTAGGCCAATTAGTCGTAGTTGCCCTAATACTGGCCTCCTCCATCCTTTCTCTTCACGTGTTTAAATGGAAGCAAAGGGCATATATACAAGTCATTTCAGGCATCACCATCGGATTAGTATTACCCATGATTCTTGAGCGTTGGCCATAA
- a CDS encoding GMC family oxidoreductase: MKYDYIIVGAGTAGCVLAYRLSENPLNQVLLIEAGGDFRDPRISMPSAYSLLNHTYLNWNFFTEPQPHLGGRRIYQPRGKTVGGSSAINCMAYIRGNKADYDQWAAWGCDGWSYQDVLPYFKKSEDNEDFQNEYHGSGGLHRVAKNRHLTVFGDAFIEGCASQGIPANPDFNGAKQVGAGLFQFNIQDGERASGAKAFIQPALSRKNLHIQTSFQVASLVMQGEKVTGLKGYKAGSKKAIEFEASEVILSAGAFQSPQILQLSGIGDAAELRALGIDSRLDLPGVGRNLSDHLFVNMNAQASTKGQSYNVALGVKNYLDYTFKKQGPLASSPLEAAAFFDSVNQSDVPDLQFHFSSAWAYDMYDYGKMPLSDGFTILPTLLKPKSRGTVSLRSADFHDAPVIDPRYLSEKEDLETLKRGVRIARDIVLSTAFDGLRKGSELNYPAGPWSEELIEKHIEQATECVYHPVGTCKMGTDAEAVCDPATLRVRGLQGLRVADASIMPDVISGNTNSAVVMIAEKAANLILSK; encoded by the coding sequence ATGAAATATGATTACATCATTGTGGGAGCCGGTACAGCGGGCTGCGTTTTAGCATACCGTTTATCGGAGAATCCTCTAAATCAAGTCCTTTTAATCGAAGCTGGAGGGGATTTTCGTGATCCACGTATCTCGATGCCATCGGCCTATTCCTTGTTAAATCACACCTATCTAAACTGGAATTTTTTCACGGAACCGCAGCCGCATTTAGGGGGTCGTCGAATCTACCAGCCTCGCGGTAAAACTGTGGGCGGAAGTTCTGCGATTAACTGCATGGCGTATATTCGGGGGAATAAAGCAGATTATGATCAATGGGCGGCTTGGGGTTGTGACGGTTGGTCCTATCAGGATGTGCTGCCCTATTTTAAAAAGTCAGAGGATAACGAAGATTTTCAGAACGAATACCATGGAAGTGGCGGCCTACATCGGGTGGCGAAGAATCGGCATTTAACGGTTTTTGGAGATGCTTTTATCGAAGGCTGTGCCTCCCAAGGAATCCCTGCTAATCCCGATTTCAATGGGGCGAAACAAGTGGGAGCCGGCTTATTTCAGTTCAATATTCAAGACGGAGAACGAGCTTCCGGTGCGAAGGCTTTTATCCAACCGGCACTTTCAAGAAAGAATTTACATATTCAAACTTCATTTCAAGTTGCCTCATTGGTGATGCAAGGAGAAAAAGTGACCGGGTTGAAAGGCTATAAAGCGGGTTCGAAGAAAGCTATTGAATTCGAGGCGTCTGAAGTTATTTTATCAGCAGGAGCATTCCAAAGTCCGCAAATCTTACAACTATCCGGCATAGGCGATGCGGCAGAATTGCGCGCACTTGGAATCGACTCTCGCCTAGACCTACCAGGCGTGGGCAGGAATTTATCGGATCACTTGTTTGTGAATATGAATGCGCAAGCTAGTACGAAGGGGCAGTCGTATAATGTGGCTTTGGGGGTGAAAAATTACTTGGATTATACGTTTAAGAAGCAAGGACCACTGGCTTCGAGCCCTTTAGAGGCCGCGGCTTTCTTCGATTCGGTGAATCAATCGGATGTGCCAGATTTGCAATTCCATTTCTCTTCGGCTTGGGCCTATGATATGTATGATTATGGCAAAATGCCGCTAAGTGATGGATTCACTATTTTACCAACCTTATTAAAGCCCAAAAGTCGTGGCACCGTTAGCCTTCGTTCTGCAGACTTTCACGACGCACCAGTAATCGATCCACGGTATTTGTCGGAGAAAGAAGACCTCGAAACCTTGAAGCGCGGAGTGCGCATCGCACGAGATATCGTCTTGTCTACAGCGTTTGACGGATTAAGAAAAGGGTCGGAATTGAATTATCCAGCCGGTCCGTGGAGCGAGGAATTAATCGAAAAACATATTGAACAGGCGACTGAATGCGTATACCATCCAGTGGGAACCTGCAAGATGGGAACGGATGCGGAGGCAGTATGTGATCCTGCGACTTTGCGCGTTCGCGGTTTGCAAGGGTTGCGAGTGGCGGATGCTTCGATTATGCCGGATGTGATTTCCGGGAATACGAATTCCGCGGTGGTGATGATTGCGGAGAAGGCGGCCAATTTAATTTTGAGTAAATAA
- a CDS encoding nuclear transport factor 2 family protein: MKKVLILLCLLAPIISFAQNEESLKEAELNRFKVMVAKDIPGLQAVLHKDLVYFHSSGAQDTKESYIASIASGKSSYVTITPEEMQQRVYGKTGINTGIVSILQQAADGVQTTIRLRFTDVFVYADKRWQMVSWQSTKLVPAQKP, encoded by the coding sequence ATGAAAAAAGTATTGATTTTATTGTGTCTTTTGGCACCCATAATCAGCTTCGCTCAAAACGAAGAATCCTTGAAAGAAGCGGAATTAAACCGTTTTAAGGTGATGGTTGCGAAAGATATCCCTGGATTACAAGCCGTTTTACACAAGGATTTAGTGTATTTCCACTCGAGTGGCGCGCAAGACACAAAAGAATCGTATATCGCTTCCATCGCGTCTGGGAAATCGAGTTATGTGACGATTACGCCGGAGGAAATGCAGCAACGTGTTTATGGCAAGACGGGAATAAATACCGGGATTGTATCCATTTTGCAGCAAGCAGCGGATGGCGTTCAGACAACGATTCGCCTACGCTTTACAGATGTATTTGTTTACGCGGATAAGCGTTGGCAAATGGTTTCTTGGCAGTCGACTAAATTAGTCCCTGCGCAAAAGCCGTAA
- the bioA gene encoding adenosylmethionine--8-amino-7-oxononanoate transaminase: protein MSNSNLSSRDAAVVWHPFTQHQIEPISIPIASGKGAHLFDTEGNKYIDAISSWWVNTHGHGHPYLAQKVYEQALQLEQVIFAGFTHEPAVRLSERLLSHLPANFERVFFSDNGSTAVEVAIKMALQFFHNQGNTQRRKILAFADAYHGDTFGAMSLGAPSSFNDPFQDMLFEVEFLPSPQDTEACLAAMSSLNSDDYAAFIFEPLIQGAGGMKMYEASTLDSLIRMAHEKGIFCIADEIMTGFGRTGKWFAMDYLAEKPDIVCFSKGLTGGMMAMGLTLCSEKIFQSFLSDDRRKMMFHSHSFTANPLACAAANASMDLMEKEETWTSIARVESRHRAFAETISNHPILKNVRIHGTILAMEVKTGETDGYLHSIRDDIYRYFLEQGILMRPLGNTIYILAPYCIEDEDLAYIYGKITAFAQGLI, encoded by the coding sequence ATGTCTAATTCGAATTTGTCTTCTCGGGATGCGGCGGTCGTTTGGCACCCTTTCACGCAACACCAAATCGAACCTATTTCGATTCCAATTGCGAGCGGAAAAGGCGCGCACTTATTTGATACGGAGGGTAATAAATACATCGATGCGATTTCGTCTTGGTGGGTGAATACACACGGTCATGGGCATCCCTATTTAGCCCAAAAAGTGTACGAACAAGCCCTCCAGCTCGAACAGGTCATCTTCGCAGGCTTTACCCACGAACCGGCGGTTCGACTTTCAGAACGTTTATTAAGTCATTTACCGGCTAATTTCGAACGCGTTTTCTTCTCAGATAACGGCTCCACGGCAGTGGAGGTAGCCATTAAAATGGCCTTGCAATTCTTCCATAATCAAGGGAATACGCAACGCAGAAAAATTCTTGCTTTTGCAGATGCTTACCATGGGGATACCTTTGGGGCGATGAGTTTAGGAGCACCAAGCTCCTTCAATGACCCCTTTCAGGATATGCTTTTCGAGGTGGAATTCCTTCCAAGTCCTCAAGACACGGAAGCTTGTCTTGCGGCGATGTCCTCTTTAAATTCAGACGACTACGCAGCTTTCATCTTTGAGCCTTTGATTCAAGGGGCAGGAGGAATGAAAATGTACGAGGCGTCGACCTTGGATTCATTGATTCGCATGGCACATGAAAAAGGGATTTTCTGCATCGCTGATGAAATCATGACCGGATTTGGTCGTACGGGGAAGTGGTTTGCGATGGATTATTTGGCTGAAAAACCAGACATCGTTTGTTTCTCCAAAGGTCTAACAGGCGGCATGATGGCCATGGGTTTAACCCTTTGCAGCGAGAAAATATTTCAATCCTTCCTATCGGATGATCGCCGAAAAATGATGTTCCATTCGCACTCGTTCACGGCAAATCCATTAGCCTGCGCTGCGGCAAATGCGAGTATGGATTTGATGGAAAAAGAAGAAACATGGACGTCTATTGCCCGTGTGGAATCACGCCATCGAGCATTTGCGGAAACGATTTCGAATCATCCCATCCTAAAAAATGTACGAATTCACGGCACGATTTTAGCCATGGAAGTAAAAACAGGAGAAACAGATGGCTATTTACACTCCATACGGGATGATATTTACCGCTACTTCTTGGAGCAAGGGATTTTGATGCGTCCTTTAGGAAATACGATCTACATCCTCGCCCCCTATTGTATCGAGGACGAGGATCTAGCGTATATCTACGGAAAAATTACGGCTTTTGCGCAGGGACTAATTTAG
- the bioD gene encoding dethiobiotin synthase codes for MKQFIVAGIGTEIGKTVASAILTAGLKADYWKPVQSGDIATGDAYWIRNWVPSATVHPSTYALTQPLSPHSAAEIDGITITLESFKIPTDQTLIVELAGGIMVPLNDQQTNLDLIKHLNLPIILVSKNYLGSINHTILSFEILKQHGIPMAGIVLNGPENPSGEKFILNHTGLPLILRVHSESEINEAVIASYADKINV; via the coding sequence ATGAAACAGTTTATCGTCGCCGGAATCGGTACAGAAATCGGAAAAACAGTCGCATCAGCCATCCTAACGGCTGGCTTAAAAGCAGACTATTGGAAACCCGTTCAATCTGGGGATATAGCAACGGGAGATGCCTACTGGATTCGCAACTGGGTTCCATCGGCCACCGTTCATCCGTCCACTTATGCCCTAACTCAACCACTTTCTCCGCATTCAGCAGCAGAAATTGATGGAATTACCATCACTCTAGAGAGTTTTAAAATTCCCACTGACCAAACCTTAATTGTCGAATTAGCCGGTGGAATTATGGTACCATTAAATGATCAGCAGACGAATTTAGACCTCATCAAACACCTGAATTTACCGATCATTTTAGTGAGCAAAAACTATTTAGGCAGCATTAATCATACGATTTTAAGCTTCGAGATTTTAAAGCAACACGGAATTCCTATGGCCGGAATCGTGCTCAATGGACCCGAAAATCCATCAGGTGAAAAGTTTATTTTGAACCATACGGGTTTGCCACTTATTTTGCGAGTACATTCAGAATCTGAAATCAACGAGGCGGTTATCGCTTCTTATGCCGATAAAATTAATGTCTAA
- a CDS encoding aminotransferase class I/II-fold pyridoxal phosphate-dependent enzyme has protein sequence MENIQQQLIDLLESRRKEGLFRQLSVLDGRTDFCSNDYLGLAGDPILAASIARDFEALPVEARKNGATGSRLISGHSALIEQFEKECAVFHGSEAALLFSSGYDANIGLISSLPQEGDVIFCDKLLHASLIDGLRLSKAERRIFKHNNLDDLVHLLDQYPAETRKWIVVESVYSMDGDVAPLRALVELKNKYQAELIVDEAHSGGVYGPEGQGLVYELGLCEDVFARVITFGKAWGNAGAVVLGSLALKEYLVNFARPFIYSTAPTPAHVSALLSTLHYLPSQNEARQKLQENIAFFHANCHSDAWGDSQTAIQTFFVTGNEAVRAKAASASEFAIKPIVFPTVAKGKERIRITLSANHTKEQIESLIKTLE, from the coding sequence ATGGAAAACATTCAGCAGCAGCTTATTGACCTTTTGGAATCCCGTCGTAAAGAGGGTTTATTCAGGCAATTATCCGTGCTGGATGGCCGCACTGATTTCTGCTCTAATGATTACCTCGGATTAGCAGGTGATCCCATTCTCGCAGCATCCATCGCGCGCGATTTCGAGGCTTTACCTGTAGAGGCACGCAAAAATGGGGCTACCGGATCTCGACTCATTTCAGGACACTCCGCTTTAATCGAGCAATTCGAAAAAGAATGTGCCGTCTTTCACGGATCAGAAGCCGCTTTGCTGTTTAGTTCAGGCTATGATGCAAACATCGGTTTGATCTCCTCTCTTCCACAAGAAGGTGACGTCATCTTTTGCGATAAATTATTACACGCGAGTTTGATCGATGGTTTACGTCTTTCCAAAGCCGAACGACGAATCTTCAAGCACAATAACCTAGATGACCTAGTTCATCTTTTAGATCAATACCCCGCAGAAACACGTAAGTGGATCGTAGTGGAATCAGTTTATTCGATGGATGGCGATGTAGCTCCATTGCGCGCTTTAGTCGAATTAAAAAATAAATACCAGGCCGAGCTCATCGTGGATGAGGCGCATTCCGGCGGAGTTTATGGTCCTGAAGGACAAGGTTTAGTGTATGAGTTGGGTCTTTGCGAGGACGTTTTTGCCCGGGTAATCACCTTCGGAAAAGCTTGGGGAAATGCAGGAGCTGTGGTTTTGGGGTCTTTGGCCCTCAAAGAATACCTCGTGAACTTCGCTAGACCATTCATTTATTCCACCGCACCCACACCGGCTCATGTTTCTGCACTTTTAAGCACCTTGCACTATTTGCCTTCTCAAAACGAAGCCAGACAAAAACTGCAAGAAAACATCGCTTTCTTCCACGCAAACTGCCATTCTGATGCCTGGGGAGATAGCCAAACCGCCATTCAAACTTTTTTCGTGACCGGAAACGAAGCCGTGCGGGCCAAAGCAGCCTCCGCCAGCGAATTCGCCATCAAGCCCATCGTTTTCCCCACGGTAGCGAAAGGCAAAGAACGCATTCGCATCACGTTAAGCGCAAACCATACAAAGGAACAAATAGAATCACTAATAAAAACACTTGAATGA
- the rho gene encoding transcription termination factor Rho, whose product MEDKPIKRVKKAQEEDSSSNERPKRQRIKKSNEEAPLLPMEAKASSEEAPIEYKEVAAPEEFLVDTSFITSTENTKDEVSPTDAPVDVDKLPKEEAPAPVHHHNKHRSNYNQVIKELDGLIENEGVLEIMQEGGYGFMRSSDYNYLASPDDIYVSPSQIKMFGLKTGDTILGKIRPPKEGEKYFALLKVESVNGKTTDEIRDRINFEYLTPLFPEEKLNLSSTPDNYSTRILDLFAPIGKGQRGMIVAQPKTGKTVLLKDIANAISRNHPEVYLIILLIDERPEEVTDMQRSVRAEVISSTFDEQAERHVKVANLVLEKAKRMVECGHDVVILLDSITRLARAYNTVVPSSGKILSGGVDANALHKPKRFFGAARNVENGGSLTIIATALIETGSKMDEVIFEEFKGTGNMELQLDRKLANRRIYPSIDVTASGTRREDLLMDPAVLQRVWILRKHMSDMNSVEAMEFLQQQMKGTRNNEEFLVSMNR is encoded by the coding sequence ATGGAAGATAAGCCTATCAAAAGAGTAAAAAAAGCACAAGAAGAAGATTCATCATCAAACGAACGACCTAAACGTCAACGAATTAAGAAGAGCAACGAAGAAGCCCCTTTATTACCAATGGAGGCAAAAGCTTCGTCTGAAGAAGCACCTATCGAATACAAAGAAGTAGCGGCTCCTGAAGAATTCCTAGTAGATACATCCTTCATCACAAGCACTGAAAACACGAAAGACGAGGTTTCTCCTACGGATGCGCCTGTCGATGTAGATAAATTACCTAAAGAGGAGGCACCGGCACCGGTTCACCACCACAATAAACACCGTTCGAATTATAACCAAGTCATTAAAGAATTAGATGGTTTGATCGAAAACGAAGGGGTATTAGAGATTATGCAAGAGGGCGGTTACGGATTTATGCGTTCGTCAGATTATAATTATTTAGCATCACCAGATGATATTTATGTGTCGCCGTCACAAATCAAAATGTTTGGTTTGAAGACGGGAGACACCATCTTAGGTAAGATTCGTCCACCGAAAGAAGGGGAGAAGTATTTCGCTTTGTTAAAAGTGGAATCAGTGAATGGAAAGACGACGGATGAGATTCGCGACCGGATCAATTTTGAATATTTGACGCCTTTGTTCCCAGAGGAAAAGTTGAATCTGTCTTCGACGCCGGATAATTATTCGACGCGTATTTTGGACTTGTTTGCGCCTATTGGTAAGGGCCAAAGGGGTATGATTGTTGCCCAGCCTAAAACAGGTAAAACGGTTTTATTAAAAGACATCGCTAACGCGATTTCCCGCAACCACCCAGAGGTGTATTTGATCATTTTATTGATCGATGAGCGTCCGGAAGAAGTAACGGATATGCAGCGTTCTGTGCGTGCAGAAGTCATTTCATCTACCTTCGATGAGCAGGCAGAACGTCACGTAAAAGTGGCTAACCTGGTTTTAGAGAAGGCCAAAAGAATGGTGGAATGCGGTCATGATGTCGTTATCCTATTAGATTCGATTACACGTCTTGCACGTGCCTACAATACGGTGGTTCCATCATCTGGTAAGATTTTATCGGGTGGTGTGGATGCCAATGCGCTACACAAACCGAAGCGTTTCTTCGGTGCAGCTCGTAACGTCGAAAATGGCGGATCTTTAACCATCATCGCGACAGCCTTGATCGAAACGGGGTCGAAAATGGACGAAGTAATCTTTGAGGAATTCAAAGGTACGGGTAATATGGAATTACAATTAGATCGCAAACTAGCGAACCGCCGAATCTATCCATCAATCGATGTGACGGCTTCTGGTACACGTCGCGAGGATTTATTGATGGATCCAGCGGTGCTACAACGTGTTTGGATCTTGCGCAAGCACATGTCCGACATGAATTCGGTAGAGGCGATGGAATTCTTGCAACAGCAAATGAAAGGTACGAGGAACAACGAAGAGTTCTTGGTTTCCATGAATAGATAG
- the ygiD gene encoding 4,5-DOPA-extradiol-dioxygenase, which produces MSNIQPVWFIGHGSPMNALADNPFTASLNSLGASIAPPKAILVVSAHWLTRGITQVQASPMPETIHDFGGFPRALHEFQYPAPGSPETAKMLASGSQKIQETTEWGLDHGAWSVLCHLFPNHNIPCFEMSIDYSQPLAYHVTLAQELQFLRERGVLIVGSGNIVHNLQASIPNLSMGQEHFAYDWAQEFDAWTMQKLQDKDILSLVDYARAPGGLKSVPTPDHYIPMLYALALARKDETVRFTYDELVYGGISMRCFEIA; this is translated from the coding sequence ATGTCAAACATACAGCCAGTTTGGTTCATTGGGCACGGAAGTCCAATGAACGCACTGGCAGACAATCCTTTTACAGCTTCATTAAATTCGCTAGGGGCATCCATTGCGCCTCCTAAAGCTATTTTAGTCGTGTCCGCTCACTGGTTAACGCGCGGTATTACACAAGTACAAGCGTCGCCGATGCCGGAGACGATCCATGATTTTGGTGGATTTCCACGTGCCTTGCACGAATTTCAATATCCTGCACCGGGAAGCCCAGAAACAGCGAAAATGCTCGCGTCTGGCTCTCAAAAAATCCAAGAAACAACTGAATGGGGTTTAGATCACGGTGCCTGGTCGGTACTTTGCCATCTGTTTCCGAATCACAACATTCCCTGCTTTGAGATGTCCATTGACTACTCTCAGCCTTTGGCCTATCATGTCACCCTCGCTCAGGAATTGCAATTCTTGCGGGAAAGAGGTGTTTTGATCGTGGGAAGTGGGAATATCGTACACAATTTACAGGCTAGTATCCCGAATCTCTCGATGGGTCAAGAGCATTTCGCCTATGATTGGGCACAGGAATTTGATGCCTGGACAATGCAGAAATTACAGGATAAGGATATCTTGAGTTTAGTGGATTATGCGCGTGCACCAGGCGGATTAAAATCTGTTCCCACGCCGGATCACTACATTCCGATGTTGTATGCGTTGGCTTTGGCACGTAAAGACGAGACCGTCCGATTCACATACGATGAACTCGTGTATGGCGGAATCTCGATGCGCTGCTTCGAAATCGCTTAA
- the rocD gene encoding ornithine--oxo-acid transaminase, which produces MTPQEYIELESDFGAHNYHPLPVVLERGEGVHVYDVTGKKYLDFLSAYSAVNQGHCHPRLVKAISEQAARLTLSSRAFHTNLLGSTEKKLAEKFGYEKVLLMNTGVEAGESAIKLARKWAYEVKGVPANQAEIIFAEGNFWGRTIAAVSSSNDPSSYHNFGPFVPGFSRIPYNDLAALEEKLQNPNVAAFMVEPIQGEAGVVIPSPGYLKKAAALCKKHRVLFIADEIQTGLGRTGAWLACHHELVHPDILLLGKALSGGFMPVSAVLCNDEIMLTIKPGEHGSTYGGNPLACAVTNVAIDIIEDEDLVENATVRGQQLLTFLESLRDKTALIKSVRGKGLLCAIEIDTDEDSHVAWEICLDLMKKGLLAKPTHGNKIRLAPPLTITGAEMDQACSIIDKVFLGY; this is translated from the coding sequence ATGACCCCACAAGAGTACATTGAGTTAGAGTCTGATTTTGGAGCACATAATTACCATCCATTGCCGGTCGTTTTAGAACGCGGTGAGGGCGTGCACGTCTATGATGTAACGGGGAAAAAATACCTGGATTTTCTATCTGCCTATAGTGCAGTAAATCAGGGACATTGTCATCCCCGTTTAGTCAAAGCCATTTCAGAACAGGCCGCGCGATTAACACTTAGCTCCCGCGCTTTTCACACGAATCTACTAGGTTCGACAGAGAAAAAATTAGCCGAGAAATTCGGCTACGAAAAGGTCCTATTGATGAATACGGGCGTGGAAGCGGGCGAATCTGCCATCAAATTAGCCCGTAAATGGGCGTATGAGGTGAAAGGTGTTCCGGCGAATCAAGCGGAAATTATATTTGCAGAAGGAAATTTTTGGGGGAGAACGATCGCGGCGGTTTCATCCTCGAATGATCCTTCGTCTTATCACAACTTCGGGCCTTTTGTTCCGGGTTTCAGTCGGATTCCCTACAATGATTTAGCGGCTTTAGAAGAGAAATTACAAAACCCGAATGTGGCAGCTTTCATGGTGGAACCCATTCAGGGTGAAGCTGGAGTCGTTATTCCGTCGCCGGGTTATTTGAAAAAAGCGGCAGCTTTATGCAAAAAACACCGCGTGCTTTTCATCGCGGATGAGATCCAAACCGGCTTAGGGCGCACTGGAGCTTGGTTAGCTTGCCACCACGAATTAGTGCATCCCGATATTTTATTGTTAGGCAAAGCACTTTCGGGCGGATTTATGCCGGTCTCCGCGGTGCTCTGCAACGACGAGATTATGTTGACCATCAAACCTGGTGAACACGGTTCGACCTATGGTGGAAATCCGTTAGCCTGCGCAGTTACGAATGTAGCCATCGATATCATCGAAGATGAGGATTTAGTAGAAAATGCTACCGTTAGAGGACAACAGTTACTGACTTTCCTTGAAAGTTTGCGTGATAAAACGGCCTTAATTAAATCAGTCAGAGGAAAAGGGCTTTTATGTGCCATCGAAATCGACACCGACGAAGATAGCCACGTAGCTTGGGAAATCTGTCTAGATCTGATGAAAAAGGGATTGCTAGCGAAACCGACTCACGGCAATAAAATAAGACTAGCTCCTCCCCTCACCATAACGGGTGCGGAGATGGATCAAGCTTGCAGTATCATCGATAAAGTTTTTCTGGGCTATTAA
- a CDS encoding acetyl-CoA C-acyltransferase, protein MNAYIIAGYRTAVAKAKRGGFRTMRPDDLAAEVIKHLMKQVPNLDPARVDDLIVGNAIPEAEQGMQMARYISLLSLPKNVPGFIINRYCGSGLEAIALASAKVASGMADCVIAGGTESMTMLPMMGHKTVLNYGIANEHPDYYIGMGLTAEEVSKKYNVTRDEQDAFSFASHMKALEAQKAGKFTSQIVPVEVTENYFDAKSGKKQSRSWTVSQDEGPRADTTIEALGKLKPAFAMGGTVTAGNASQTSDGAAFVLVVSEKLVKELHLEPIARMVSYATAGVEPSLMGIGPVEAIPIALKKAGLTLKDIQQIELNEAFAAQSLAVMKTLDIDPNIVNVNGGAIALGHPLGCSGAKLSIQLFNEMRLRNQKYGMVTACVGGGQGVAGIYELL, encoded by the coding sequence ATGAATGCATATATCATAGCAGGGTACCGCACAGCAGTTGCAAAAGCCAAAAGAGGAGGTTTCAGAACGATGCGTCCAGATGATTTAGCGGCGGAAGTCATTAAACATTTGATGAAGCAAGTGCCTAATTTAGATCCGGCACGTGTCGACGATTTGATCGTGGGCAACGCCATTCCCGAAGCCGAGCAAGGGATGCAAATGGCGCGCTACATTTCCCTTTTATCATTACCTAAAAACGTTCCCGGTTTCATCATCAACCGCTATTGCGGCTCTGGTTTAGAGGCGATTGCTTTGGCCTCCGCTAAAGTGGCTTCCGGCATGGCCGATTGCGTTATTGCAGGAGGTACTGAATCGATGACGATGTTACCGATGATGGGCCACAAAACGGTCTTGAACTACGGAATCGCGAACGAACATCCCGATTACTATATCGGAATGGGTCTGACGGCAGAGGAAGTAAGTAAGAAATACAACGTGACGCGCGATGAGCAAGATGCGTTCTCTTTTGCTTCTCATATGAAAGCATTAGAGGCACAAAAAGCCGGAAAATTCACGTCACAAATCGTTCCAGTAGAAGTAACGGAGAATTATTTCGATGCCAAATCAGGTAAGAAACAATCCCGCAGTTGGACTGTTTCACAAGACGAGGGTCCACGTGCAGATACAACCATCGAAGCTTTAGGTAAATTAAAACCGGCATTCGCGATGGGCGGAACAGTTACCGCGGGTAATGCGTCCCAAACTTCCGATGGAGCAGCTTTCGTTTTAGTCGTTTCTGAGAAATTAGTCAAAGAACTACATTTAGAGCCTATCGCTCGGATGGTTTCCTACGCGACTGCGGGTGTAGAACCTAGTTTGATGGGAATTGGTCCAGTAGAGGCGATTCCAATTGCCTTGAAAAAAGCGGGTTTAACGCTGAAAGATATCCAACAAATTGAATTGAACGAGGCGTTTGCGGCACAGTCTTTGGCTGTCATGAAAACCCTCGATATTGATCCAAACATCGTGAATGTGAATGGCGGGGCGATTGCTTTAGGACACCCGCTAGGATGTTCTGGCGCTAAATTGTCCATCCAATTATTTAACGAAATGCGTCTACGCAACCAAAAATACGGTATGGTCACGGCCTGCGTAGGTGGCGGTCAAGGGGTAGCGGGAATTTACGAATTGCTATGA